CACCACGTCGGCAGCAAAGCAATTCACATTATGATCAACAGGCTGCCTTACAAAAAATCCCTTAGAAACTATTCTGGTATCTGATTTACCTTTGAGCTACTCTCTACTTCAAGCACATTTTGATCGCGATCTGGAATTGATTTTTTCTCTGCTCCTGCCCCAGATGCACTTCCAGACTCTTCGGCCTGATCCATTATACTCATCACACTTGTTGAGCTCTCAGTTTGATTTACTGATAGATAGGTTAAACTCATGCTTGTAGCAAAAAACATTGCAGCGACAAAACCTGTAGCGCGGCTCAAAAATGAAGCAGACCCGCTTGCACCAAACAAACTTCCCGCAGAACCGCTACCGAATGCCGCCCCCATATCTGCACCTTTGCCATGTTGCAATAATACCAAAACCACTAATACAATCGCCAGCAAAACATGCGCTGCCCAAACTATAATTTCCAATGTGTACTACTCCCTAAAAATTAGTGACGCAAAGCGCGGCAAATCGCTATGAATTCACTTGAAATAAGTGAAGCTCCACCTATCAAACCACCGTCGATATCCGGCATTGCGAATAATTCAAGTGCATTATTAGCTTTCACACTGCCGCCATAAAGTATGGCTAATTCCCGTGCAATGCTCGCATTCTCTTTGGCAATGCCAGTTCTAATATACGAGTGAACATCTTGCGCTTGTTGAGGAGATGCGGTCTTGCCTGTGCCTATAGCCCATATTGGTTCATATGCAATGACCGCCTGACTCAGAGATTCTATGCCTGCCAATCGAATAACCGCCGTAAGCTGATCTTGAATTACTTGCTCAGTAATTCCAGCTTCTCGCTGCTCAAGTGTTTCACCCACACATAAAATTGGTGTTATGCCTGCACGTTGCGCGGCTAAATACTTTTCTGCAACGATAGTGTTATTTTCGCTAAATAATGTTCTTCTTTCCGAGTGCCCAACAATGACATACCGGCATCCGAAATCCTTTAGCATGGCCGTTGAAATTTCTCCGGTATATGCACCTTTTTCGTATTGACTTACATTCTGAGCGCCCCATGCAATATTGGTACTCCGCAGTGCATCTTGTACTGATGAAAGATAGGGATAAGGAACACAAACCGCCAGACGAGCTTCTTTTAACCCATTAACTCCAGCCACAACCTCGTCTAGCAACTGCTTGTTATCAACTAAACTACCGTGCATTTTCCAGTTACCCGCAACCATCTTTTCGCGCATTTTTACCACTTACCTCTACTTCCTAAAAGGGGGGAATGCTACATTTGATTCTTTACTAAGTCAATTATGATTCCATAATCGTCGTCCGCTGATACAGACAGTAAAGAATTGCTTTCAAATCCTTATTAATACTCAAGATACTATCTATCTAACCAAGATTACTTCAACTTCTGACATATACAGGCTTTATTAATGTATATGGATTTTCAAACTTATCGACAATATTTAACCGAATCGTCCGGTAATATAATCTTCGGTCTGTTTATTCTTCGGCTTGATAAAGATGGTATCTGTCACATTAAATTCGATTAATTCCCCTAAGTACATATAGGCGGTGTAATCGGAAACTCTCGCAGCTTGTTGCATATTATGGGTAACGATAAGAATTGTTACCTTATTTTTTAAATCAGTTATTAATTCTTCGATACTGGCTGTTGCAATGGGATCGAGCGCGGAAGTCGGTTCATCAAACAGCAATATTTCAGGATCTGTTGCCAAAGCTCTGGCGATGCAAAGTCTTTGCTGTTGTCCTCCGGAAAGATTAAAGGCCAAATGGTGTAATCGATCTTTTACTTCATCCCATAGCGCGGAATTGCGTAATGCAGCTTCGACCTTTTCATCCAAAATAGCGCGCTGTTTAATCCCGCGCACGCGAAGCCCATATGCAACGTTTTCATAAATGGATTTGGGAAACGGATTCGGTTTCTGAAAAACCATGCTTATTCTCATCCGCACTTCAATTGGATCAACGTTTGAAGCCAAAATATTGACATCATCCGGGTGAAGAATAATTTCACCTTCATAGCGATTACCGGGATATAGATCATGCATGCGATTGAAACAGCGCAGAAATGTCGATTTCCCGCATCCGGAGGGTCCTATTAAGGCAGTGATCCTCTTATCGTGCAAGACCATATCGATATTCTTCAGCGCATTAAATCCGCCATAGTAAAAACTGAGGTTTTTAACTTCTGATTTATATTGAATCGTTTCTATTGGTTTTTCAGAGTTGATTTGCATTGCTTTTACCACTTAATATTTTTTCGCATGCGATAACGCAAATAAATCGCCAAGCCATTCATTGCTAGCGTCATCACTACCAATACCAGCCCAGCAGCAGCAGCATTTAATTGGAATGCCTCTTCCGGCCGTGATACCCAATTAAACATCTGTATCGGCATCACCGTAAAAGGTGCTGTCAGCCATTCAATGGATAAATAAGGAAATTCACTTTTCACCGGTGAAGGCGGTAAAAAAGCAATAAATGTTAACGCACCAATCGTAATAATCGGCGCAGTCTCGCCAATCGCTCGAGCCAAGCCGATAATAATGCCTGTTAGAATTCCCGCAGACGAATACGGTAGCAAATGATCAGAAACCGTTTGCCACTTAGTCGCGCCAAGTGCATAAGCTCCTTCCCTTATTGATACTGGAATTGATCGTATTGCTTCGCGAGTTGCGACAATCACAACCGGCAAAATAAGCAACGCCAAAGCAAGTCCCGCAGCTAAAATGCTTTGCCCGAAACCCAATTGGTAAACGAATAATCCTAATGCGAGCAAACCATAGATGATAGAAGGTACACCCGCCAAGTTAGTTACATTAATCTCAATGATTTCGGTTAATAAATTTTTCGGTGCATATTCTTCCAAATACACACCCGATCCAATACCTAATGGCACTGCGGCAAATGCTGTTACCAACATCACCAGGGTTGTACCAACCCAAGCCGATAAAATTCCCGCTGATTCAGGCCGGCGTGAAGGAAAAGATGTAAAGAACTCCCAAGACAGACGTGGCATCCCGTCTATCAACATATGAGCAAATAGAGCCATAAAGGTTAATACCGCAATCATAAGCGCAATAATTCCGGTAATCATAAAAATCAGATCCCATTTCTTATGCAGTCCAATGATTTTTCTGATTTCTTCTATATTATTAACGCTCTTCATTACAAAAAATCACCCAAAATATTTTCACTTTTTGACCGTGTTAATTGTTAATAAATTTCTCTATATCGCTTACGCAATGCATGACCGATAATATTAAATAACAACGTTATCAGCAATAAAGTCAAACCGGCAGCAAAAATAGTTTGATAGCCAATACTACCGTGAGGCAAGTCACCCAAACTAACCTGGACTATATATGCTGTAATGGTTGCAGCTGGTTCCATGGGATTCCAGGTTAAATTTGGTTGCATCCCGGCAGCAATTGCAACCACCATTGTTTCCCCCACCGCACGTGATATGCCCAAAATATATGCAGCAGCTATCCCAGAAAAAGCAGCCGGCATCACGACTCGGATAGCCGTTTGAAAGCGCGTAGCGCCCATCGCGTAAGAGCCTTCTCGGAGATTCATTGGAACCGCTCGCATGGCATCCTCAGTCATTGAACTCACATAGGGGATAATCATTATCCCCATTACCAATCCGGCAGATAGCAAATTAAAGCCAGGCAATTCAGGGAAAATAATTTGCAACAATGGCGTAACAAATAATAATGCAAAATAACCATACACTACTGTCGGCACGCCGCCCAGCAATTCCAAGAAAGGTTTCGCCATTTCACGCACTGTAAATGGCGCAAACTCAGAAAGGTAAATAGCGATAATTGTTCCGAGTGGAAGCGCAACCAGCAAGGCAATTAATGAACTGACTATGGTGCCGGAAACCAGTGGCATTATTCCATAGTGAGCATCATCGAATAGTGGTGTCCATTGCGTATCGGTTACAAATTGCCAGATCGATACATGTTGAAAAAAAACCAATGATTCTTTTACCAGCATCACAATGATTGCGAGCATGATCGCTATCGAAAGTAGCGCCGACAAGAATAAGAAAGTCTCTATAAATCTTTCGTGCAAATGACGACGAAAGCTATATCCTAGTTTGCCAGCGTGAGTTATTTTAGTGCGTGACTCTTCTGCCAAAATACAAGCCCTTCATATGTTGAAGCATTATCGTAAAAGAAACGCTAGTGTGCTTTCAAAAACACAACCATTAATGATTTTTTCTTTTCGCTATGCTTTTCTTTTTTATTTCTTCTGTTAACACAAAAAAATTCTGGAGATAGCAACATCTCCAGAATTTTATTTACACTACTTTGAAGAGATGAAATTCACAGAAGACTACTCTTCATCTTCATCTTCATCATCACTCTGGGCTTCTGTGCTGCCAGCTGATCCTCCAGCCGCTCCTTCACCCTCGTCTTCTTCCTCGTCTTCGTCTTCTCCACTACCGCCTTCATCTTCTTCCTTCACCAAAACCAGCTTGCCAGCTTTCAAGCTCGCATTCAGGTCGGTCTTCGGTACTTCTTCATGTACCAGGTTCTGATGGCAGTCTATACACGTCGCACCTTCCGTCTTCATCTTCTTGTGCGCTTCTTGGGCGTCAGCTCCCGGTGGATTCGGGTTCTTATGGCAGTCACGGCAGGTGATGCTGTCCCATTTCTTCAGGTTCATCCGCGCATCGTGCGCCATGATCAAGCGGCGTTCGTTAAATTTCTCCAGCGTCGAGTAGTCATTCATCAGTTCCAGATACAGTTCTCTCGCGCCATCCACTGCGTGGCTATACACCGCTAAATGAAAGTTCTTGAAGCCTTGCGGTATATGACAATCTTTACAGCTGGGATTGACACCCAACGCACCATAGTGCGTCGATTGTCTTAATTCCGTTTGCGTATAGGTCATCGAGTGGCAGCTGGTGCAGAATTCTTCGGTCGAGAGTGCTGCTTCCCCGCCAAATACGACCGCTACCAGTACGATGCCCAGCAGACCACCTGTCAGCAGCGTGCCTATCGCTCCTTTTTGTATGCCTGTCATTACTCTTTTCCTTTATCTTTTTTGTCCCCTGTCTTTTCCTTTGCGCTGGCTTGGAATTCGTCATGGTACTTGAATTTTGGCTCGCCTACGAAAGTGCCGTCCAGTTTGTAATGCTCGTGCATTGCTTTGACGTCTTTGACCATCTTGTCAAAGTCAAAGGTGTATTTAGGGTCTACTGCAGGGGTGAATGGGGTGTAAGGGGCTTTCGCGCCTTTCCAGGGTGAGCCTTCGTAGTTCAAATGGCAAGCTGCGCAGGCTTCTTCAAAGTGGAAGTCTTGGCCTTTGTCAGCAACCACTTTACGTTGTGTGGTGGTGCCTTTGCTTTCAAATGCTTGTCCTGCCTTGCGGTGGTCGCCACGGTAGTTCTTACCAGGTCCGTGGCACGATTCACAACCTACTGCCGCTAGGGGCTTCTTCGCTGCTTCTATGGTATAGCCGCCTTTCTTGCCGAAGCCGTCTACGTGACAGCCTACGCAGTCTTTGTCTTGGGTGTAGTCTTTTTCCGGATCCAGTTTGGCTTTAACTTTGGCTTCTTTGCGTGCGCCAGGTTTCAGCGATTCCATCGCTTTGGCGTGCGCGGTGTCTTTCCATGCTTTGGCTTGCGATTTGTGGCAGGAGCTGCATTTCGCGCGTCCTTCAAAAGTGTCCGCTATCGCTGCGCCTGAGAAAAATGCGGCTGCTGCCAGAACAGCCAGTAGATAGGTTATTGGGTGTTTCATCCTTCCTCCTTTATGCTTTTTTAATTCAAGTTTTTGATGGCTCGTATTGTACGCTATCGCCGCTTTGTGTAAATGGCTATTTCGCTGGCGTTTCCGTTTACGGTAGCCGGTATACCCAGTAGCCGCCTTGTTGATAGATCAGTTGCGCTACGTCCAGTTCGGTCGGGGCTTTTTTGTCTACAAACGGTAACATCCTCGCCAGTAGGGTTTGGCTGCTCTTTTCGTCACTCAGGAAGAATACTCTGATTTCTTCGTCCGCGACCGATTGCAGGGTGTAGGTGTCAAAGTCGTTTTCCTTCAGTTGCACTTTCATCTGGTTGATCATGCCGTGCATGTTGCCGGTCATCGGGAAGTTCTGAAACGCTACGCCGATTCTGTCGGGGTGCATGAGTCCTGCTTTATACAGGTCGGTGACATGTACGATGACATAGGTTTCCCGGTCTGAGCCTATCAGTTCCCGCAGTTGCTTGACGCCTTCTTCCGCAGGGGCCGTCAGGGCTTCGCTGAAACGTTTGAATTGCTCCCGTTCTTTTTGACTGGCTTTGCTTCCCCAGAATTGTTTTTCATAGGCTTGGATGGCTTCGCTTTGTTCCAACCAGGGGACCGGTATCATCAGCGGTTCGTTCAGGTGGCTGGTAAAGAGTGTGTCGTGGCCGGTGAGCAGTTTGATTTGCCGCGATGTGTCCCACCATGAGAGTATCAGGGCGTCTTTCGGGGCGTGTTTGGCTATCGCCGCTGCCAGGGTGCTAAGTTCCGATGGTTTGCGGTCAAAGTTGTAGAGTATTTCGTTGGTGCTGTTCTTCCAGTAAATTAGTACCGGTGCTTCATCCTTTTGTCTTGCAACGATGAATTCGGCGATGGGTTTGGCTACGCCGTCCGCTTGTACTTTGTATTGGCTTAGCTTGAGTTCGGGCCAGCCCGATAGGTCCATTTTGCTGAACTTCTGGCTGTCGCCTTCCGCGACCAGTTGATATTGATAGGGGGCCGGTACCGGTTTAAACCATAAATACGCAAACCAGCCCAATAAAAGCAAACCTCCCGTCACTAGGATGATTCCTAATGACGGGAGTAGCTTGTCTGACGATCGCACTGCCTTGGCAGTGCGATCTTCTGCGTTAGCGCTTATCAAGCTTCGCTTTGTTTACGTTTGCGCCAGCCTGCCAGTGCCAGTGTTCCGGCTAGCAGCATGCCACCGCCTAAACCGCCCAGAGAGATTTTCTCTGCTGTGCCGTCTAAGTCGAGTAGGCTGGTTTTCTTGGTTTCAAGATTTTTAACACGTTCTTGCAGTGCAACCATTTCACGGATGCGGGTGTTTTCGTCTTGAATCTCAACATAAGCGCGGTTGATCGGACCCCAGCCTTCGGTGTAGGTCCAGCCGCCTGGGTTAACGTGCGCTAGGCCTACGTGCATCTTGGCCAGGTCGTTTTCATGCATTTCCAGCACTTTCAGTTCGATGGCTGCAGGGCTGTTGCCTTTCGACCAGAACAGTTGGGCAAAGTAGGCGTAGCCTTCTTTTTCCGGTGCAGGTGGTGCAGGACGGTTGGTTTTTTGACCGGTCAGCAGGCCTTCTTTGTACAGTTGATGTACGACTGCATTGGCTTCTTGGTATTTAGCCAGTCCTTCCAATGTGCCTTTGTCCATCAGATCGAGGTAGGAGCGGGCAAAACGTTCCGAGTGGCATTGGGTACAAGTGACTACCCATGAGTCCAGACGTTTTTCCGACCATTCACTTTTGATGTTTTCCGCAATTCCAGGAACAAACGGGTAGTTCGCCCAGCGGATTTTTCTGACCATGTTGTGGCTATATTCGCCTTCGTATTCCATGTGGCAGCCGGCGCAGGTTGGTGCGCTTTGTCCGCCTACTGCATAGGCGTCTTTTAACGGTGCTTCCCAGTTCCATTGGTTGCCCAGCATGCCGACAATTTTGCCGTGCTTGGACATGGAGTACGCTTCCCAGTTGTTGTGGTCTACGCCGCTGTGACAGGTTGCGCAGGCTTCCGGTCTGCGGGATTCCGCTGCTGAGAATTCGTGACGGGTGTGGCATGAGTCACATTTGTTTTGGTTGGTGTGGCACATTGAGCAGCCTTCGGCTACTTCACGTTGTGGCATCGCTGCCCATACGGTAGTTTCTACGTTGGCTTTGTAGTCCAGTGCGTGCGATGGGCGTCCATCCGGCCATTGGTCGTGCGGCCAGATCATCGTGTCGCGTTCCGATTCACGTTCCGCAAATTCTGCCAAGTGACAGGTGCCGCATACATCGGCCGTCGGCATTCTGATGTCTTTGGTGTGGTCGGCTTTTTTCTTCGCACCAATGTCTACGTGACAGTCGATACAGCCAACTTCTTTCAGGTTCTCGCCTTCAGCCAGTCTGCCCATCGAGCGAAGGTTCTTTTCGACTTCTTCCAGTTTGGCTTTCTTGTAAAAAGTAGGTTCGCCCGGTTTCAGGTTGCGCACTTTGTCCAGGTTCGCATGGCTGCTTCTCTTCCATGCTTGTACCCATACCGGTGATTCGTCGGTGTGGCATTCCACGCATTCTTTACGGCTTGCTACTTCTTTGTTCGTGGTCGGTGATTTGTAAAATGTCGCCGGATCCAGGTAAATTCCGTACGGGATCGGTTCCCAGTATTGCGCCAGTGTGCCGCGTCCCGCTCCTTGCGCAGGATCTTTGTAGCGCTTAACCAGCGCTTCGTGCAGTTCCTTCGGCGTTACTTTCGTACGGTCCAGTTTCAACGCTTCATACAGTTCGTTCGGTACGCTCGGTATGTCAGCCTGGGCCGCTCCTATCAGCATCCCTCCTAACAGTACCGCTACTATCCTCGGCCATAGCTTGCCTTTCATCTCTCTCTCCTTTGGTTTTCCATAAGTTTCTTCCTTGCCTCTTCTTTACTTTGCTCTTCTTCTTGTTCTCTTCCACCATGAATACCCTTCATATACCCAGTATCCAGAGCTTTTACTTCCTTTATCTATCCATTCCCTCTGCCCATACAATTCCTCATCCCACAGGCAGTAAGCATCTTCTAGACTACTTAGTCACCTCACCACTGTCAAGGGGACTGTAAGCACGACACCAGCGCATTGTCCAGGTCTTTTTAATATATTTTTTACGCTATAAAATAAAAAAGTAAATTAACTATTCACTTAGCCATTTTAGCTATTTAGCATTTTGATGGCAGCAGATAATCGGCTTTTATAACGCGCAGCCTTATTTTTATGAATGATGCCTTTACCGGCAATTGAATCAACAGTTCCCAAGGAGCTATTGAAAGCATTTTGCGCCAATTCCTTATTTCCTGTTCCAATTGCCTTTCTAACTGATTTTATCGCAGTACGTAATTTAGACCGCAAACTGACGTTATATTCTCTGCGTTTGACCGCTTGCCTCGCACGCTTTCTTGCTTGTGCACTGTTAGCCATAAAAATCCACAGCTCCTTCAAAGAAAAAGGGTTAGATACTACTTTCTTTTTTTCTATATTGCAACCATAACTGCCTAAAACCTGAAGTAAATCTACAAAATCTCAAACATTTTAATGACTACTGCTCATCATGATAATTTTTAAAACTACAATTATAAAATCGATGATAGATTCCTATTGATTCTATTTTATAGAGCGTGGGGGTTTACAATAAAAACGCGATGGATATTCCGGATTGCGCTGTTTATTCCGAATAACGTCACCGCCTTCGTTGACACAGACCATTACCGATTTGTCTAGATTGGGAAAATATTCATTAGATCCTGGTTGAGCCGAGGTTGGCGGTACCTTTTCTCTGATTCTAGCGCAAAGAGCTGGCTCATTTGGTTTTGGCCGGTCATTTTCCATCGCTGGCAATGGACAAAGATTACAAGGGTCTCCAGGACATAAACAGCCTTCGCAATTGGCTAGTATCGGTGTCGCATAGGCAATTAGCCCTATACCGAGCAATAAACTCGCACTGATTTTAAATACTGATAAAAACATTCTTACACCTTTCGTCATATTTTTCCACCTGAAAAATTTTATCTCAACTTTGTTTTTACATCTTTAATAATGATTTGATAATCGATAACAATCAGCAGAAGCATCTGCTTTTTGTTATACTGATTTTACCTGAACTTAGATTGAGCTAAGAGTAACGCAAAAAACTTTGAGTCCATAAATCATGATAATGAATCTCAATTTAAAACTATTAAAATCTACTTTATGCATACTGAGTGTTCTGGTCGCCTCGTTTGCTCGTGCCGAAACCATTGAGCTTCTACAAAAAAATGCCAGTGCGGCATATGAAAAAATGATGGAATCCAAGCAAGCTGCTGAATCTTTGATGAAAGACGTTACTTTCGCTGAGAAAAAACTAGCCACAGCTAAGCAAAAAATGATTGAAGCTGAACGCGAAGCCGAAACAGCCAGGAGAAAATCGGAGCAAGCTAGGGTTGCGATGCAACAGGCAACTAGCCGGTGGAAACAAGCATCCGATACGCTAGCAAATGAATGGGGCAAATCGGAAATCAAGTAGTCAAAGTTGATTCTCTGATGAAGAGTGTCATTTTGACATGCGGAATACCAGCCTCCATGAATTCTTCTCCCATAATTTGAAATCCAAATTTTTTATAGAATGGTATAGCGTTCGTTTGTGCATGCAACTGCGCTTCAAACTGACGCCGTTTTATTAATACCTGCAATAAAGTTGTCAGCAACGCACTGCCCAAACCTTGACCGCGCCATTCTTTTAATACCGCCATACGGCCGATATGGCCATCCGGTAATAATCGCGCTGTGCCCACCGGCTGCCCAGCTTTATTTAAAACAAGCACATGCACGCTGGCTGCATCAAACTGATCCCACTCTAATTCTTCCGGAACCTGCTGTTCGCGAATAAACACCGCTGTTCGTACTGCGCGCAGAGCAGTCGCAGCTTCTTCCCAACTTACGATTTGTACAGCATCAGCATGGCTCACGATTAACTTCTAGTAAGCGGCATTATTTGAATGGATGACGCAGCAGAATCGTTTCTTCTCTGTCCGGTCCGGTAGAAATCATATCGATCGGTATTTCACAAACCTCTTCAAGACGCTTCAGATAGTTTTGCGCCGCTTTAGGTAATTGCGTGAATTCCTTAATTCCAGCTGTATTTTCTGACCAACCCGGTATTTCCTCGTAGATTGGCTCGCAGTTATCCAGGTCGTCAGCACCAACGGGCAGAATATTGCTGCAACTGCCATTACTCAATTTATAACCAACACCAAGATTCAAACTTTCCACACCATCCAATACATCCAGTTTAGTAATACATAGTCCAGTCACGCCATTGATTTGTATCGAACGCTTCAGCGCGACCGCATCAAACCAGCCACAGCGACGTGGCCGTCCTGTAGTTGATCCAAATTCATGACCACGCTTTGCGAGATGCTTGCCAACTTCGTCATCCAGTTCTGTTGGAAATGGCCCTGATCCAACTCGTGTGGTATAAGCTTTGGTAATTCCCAAGACGTAATGCAGCATCTGCGGCCCGACCCCACTCCCGGGAGCTGCGGCGCCAGCGACGCAATTGCTGGATGTGACAAATGGATATGTGCCATGATCGACATCAAGTAGCGCGCCTTGCGCACCTTCAAACAACAGATTATTTCCTGCTTTATTCGCCTCAAATAACAATCGCGGAACATCGGCTACCATGGGTTTGATTCTCTCGGCTTGGGCCAATGCATCATCCATTGTTTTTTGAAAATCTATAATCGGTGCTTGAAAATAATTTTT
The DNA window shown above is from Nitrosomonas sp. Is35 and carries:
- the secG gene encoding preprotein translocase subunit SecG, translating into MEIIVWAAHVLLAIVLVVLVLLQHGKGADMGAAFGSGSAGSLFGASGSASFLSRATGFVAAMFFATSMSLTYLSVNQTESSTSVMSIMDQAEESGSASGAGAEKKSIPDRDQNVLEVESSSKVNQIPE
- the pstC gene encoding phosphate ABC transporter permease subunit PstC, translated to MAEESRTKITHAGKLGYSFRRHLHERFIETFLFLSALLSIAIMLAIIVMLVKESLVFFQHVSIWQFVTDTQWTPLFDDAHYGIMPLVSGTIVSSLIALLVALPLGTIIAIYLSEFAPFTVREMAKPFLELLGGVPTVVYGYFALLFVTPLLQIIFPELPGFNLLSAGLVMGIMIIPYVSSMTEDAMRAVPMNLREGSYAMGATRFQTAIRVVMPAAFSGIAAAYILGISRAVGETMVVAIAAGMQPNLTWNPMEPAATITAYIVQVSLGDLPHGSIGYQTIFAAGLTLLLITLLFNIIGHALRKRYREIY
- the tpiA gene encoding triose-phosphate isomerase is translated as MREKMVAGNWKMHGSLVDNKQLLDEVVAGVNGLKEARLAVCVPYPYLSSVQDALRSTNIAWGAQNVSQYEKGAYTGEISTAMLKDFGCRYVIVGHSERRTLFSENNTIVAEKYLAAQRAGITPILCVGETLEQREAGITEQVIQDQLTAVIRLAGIESLSQAVIAYEPIWAIGTGKTASPQQAQDVHSYIRTGIAKENASIARELAILYGGSVKANNALELFAMPDIDGGLIGGASLISSEFIAICRALRH
- the cycA gene encoding cytochrome c-550 CycA; this encodes MKHPITYLLAVLAAAAFFSGAAIADTFEGRAKCSSCHKSQAKAWKDTAHAKAMESLKPGARKEAKVKAKLDPEKDYTQDKDCVGCHVDGFGKKGGYTIEAAKKPLAAVGCESCHGPGKNYRGDHRKAGQAFESKGTTTQRKVVADKGQDFHFEEACAACHLNYEGSPWKGAKAPYTPFTPAVDPKYTFDFDKMVKDVKAMHEHYKLDGTFVGEPKFKYHDEFQASAKEKTGDKKDKGKE
- a CDS encoding adenylosuccinate synthase; the encoded protein is MTKNVVVIGTQWGDEGKGKIVDWLTDHAQGVVRFQGGHNAGHTLVIGNKKTVLHLIPSGILRDTVVCYIGNGVVISPEALLSEIDMLEQSGIDVSNRLRISEACPLILPCHIALDTARETARGVGKIGTTGRGIGPAYEDKVARRAIRLQDLFHRDRFAAKLGEMLDYHNFVLKNYFQAPIIDFQKTMDDALAQAERIKPMVADVPRLLFEANKAGNNLLFEGAQGALLDVDHGTYPFVTSSNCVAGAAAPGSGVGPQMLHYVLGITKAYTTRVGSGPFPTELDDEVGKHLAKRGHEFGSTTGRPRRCGWFDAVALKRSIQINGVTGLCITKLDVLDGVESLNLGVGYKLSNGSCSNILPVGADDLDNCEPIYEEIPGWSENTAGIKEFTQLPKAAQNYLKRLEEVCEIPIDMISTGPDREETILLRHPFK
- the haoB gene encoding hydroxylamine oxidation protein HaoB gives rise to the protein MRSSDKLLPSLGIILVTGGLLLLGWFAYLWFKPVPAPYQYQLVAEGDSQKFSKMDLSGWPELKLSQYKVQADGVAKPIAEFIVARQKDEAPVLIYWKNSTNEILYNFDRKPSELSTLAAAIAKHAPKDALILSWWDTSRQIKLLTGHDTLFTSHLNEPLMIPVPWLEQSEAIQAYEKQFWGSKASQKEREQFKRFSEALTAPAEEGVKQLRELIGSDRETYVIVHVTDLYKAGLMHPDRIGVAFQNFPMTGNMHGMINQMKVQLKENDFDTYTLQSVADEEIRVFFLSDEKSSQTLLARMLPFVDKKAPTELDVAQLIYQQGGYWVYRLP
- a CDS encoding NapC/NirT family cytochrome c gives rise to the protein MTGIQKGAIGTLLTGGLLGIVLVAVVFGGEAALSTEEFCTSCHSMTYTQTELRQSTHYGALGVNPSCKDCHIPQGFKNFHLAVYSHAVDGARELYLELMNDYSTLEKFNERRLIMAHDARMNLKKWDSITCRDCHKNPNPPGADAQEAHKKMKTEGATCIDCHQNLVHEEVPKTDLNASLKAGKLVLVKEEDEGGSGEDEDEEEDEGEGAAGGSAGSTEAQSDDEDEDEE
- a CDS encoding multiheme c-type cytochrome, with product MKGKLWPRIVAVLLGGMLIGAAQADIPSVPNELYEALKLDRTKVTPKELHEALVKRYKDPAQGAGRGTLAQYWEPIPYGIYLDPATFYKSPTTNKEVASRKECVECHTDESPVWVQAWKRSSHANLDKVRNLKPGEPTFYKKAKLEEVEKNLRSMGRLAEGENLKEVGCIDCHVDIGAKKKADHTKDIRMPTADVCGTCHLAEFAERESERDTMIWPHDQWPDGRPSHALDYKANVETTVWAAMPQREVAEGCSMCHTNQNKCDSCHTRHEFSAAESRRPEACATCHSGVDHNNWEAYSMSKHGKIVGMLGNQWNWEAPLKDAYAVGGQSAPTCAGCHMEYEGEYSHNMVRKIRWANYPFVPGIAENIKSEWSEKRLDSWVVTCTQCHSERFARSYLDLMDKGTLEGLAKYQEANAVVHQLYKEGLLTGQKTNRPAPPAPEKEGYAYFAQLFWSKGNSPAAIELKVLEMHENDLAKMHVGLAHVNPGGWTYTEGWGPINRAYVEIQDENTRIREMVALQERVKNLETKKTSLLDLDGTAEKISLGGLGGGMLLAGTLALAGWRKRKQSEA
- the pstB gene encoding phosphate ABC transporter ATP-binding protein PstB: MQINSEKPIETIQYKSEVKNLSFYYGGFNALKNIDMVLHDKRITALIGPSGCGKSTFLRCFNRMHDLYPGNRYEGEIILHPDDVNILASNVDPIEVRMRISMVFQKPNPFPKSIYENVAYGLRVRGIKQRAILDEKVEAALRNSALWDEVKDRLHHLAFNLSGGQQQRLCIARALATDPEILLFDEPTSALDPIATASIEELITDLKNKVTILIVTHNMQQAARVSDYTAYMYLGELIEFNVTDTIFIKPKNKQTEDYITGRFG
- the pstA gene encoding phosphate ABC transporter permease PstA: MKSVNNIEEIRKIIGLHKKWDLIFMITGIIALMIAVLTFMALFAHMLIDGMPRLSWEFFTSFPSRRPESAGILSAWVGTTLVMLVTAFAAVPLGIGSGVYLEEYAPKNLLTEIIEINVTNLAGVPSIIYGLLALGLFVYQLGFGQSILAAGLALALLILPVVIVATREAIRSIPVSIREGAYALGATKWQTVSDHLLPYSSAGILTGIIIGLARAIGETAPIITIGALTFIAFLPPSPVKSEFPYLSIEWLTAPFTVMPIQMFNWVSRPEEAFQLNAAAAGLVLVVMTLAMNGLAIYLRYRMRKNIKW
- the rpsT gene encoding 30S ribosomal protein S20, giving the protein MANSAQARKRARQAVKRREYNVSLRSKLRTAIKSVRKAIGTGNKELAQNAFNSSLGTVDSIAGKGIIHKNKAARYKSRLSAAIKMLNS
- a CDS encoding GNAT family N-acetyltransferase, which translates into the protein MSHADAVQIVSWEEAATALRAVRTAVFIREQQVPEELEWDQFDAASVHVLVLNKAGQPVGTARLLPDGHIGRMAVLKEWRGQGLGSALLTTLLQVLIKRRQFEAQLHAQTNAIPFYKKFGFQIMGEEFMEAGIPHVKMTLFIRESTLTT